In Eleginops maclovinus isolate JMC-PN-2008 ecotype Puerto Natales chromosome 10, JC_Emac_rtc_rv5, whole genome shotgun sequence, the following proteins share a genomic window:
- the pts gene encoding 6-pyruvoyl tetrahydrobiopterin synthase, whose amino-acid sequence MAGSSVTDRVAERLGFITRVQSFSACHRLHSLHLSDEENKRVYGKCNNPNGHGHNYKVEVTVRGKIDAHTGMVMNLTDLKACIEEAIMIPLDHKNLDKDVPYFAEVVSTTENVAVYIWDHMVKLLPPSLLYEIKIHETDKNIVIYRGE is encoded by the exons ATGGCTGGATCCTCAGTGACCGACAGGGTAGCAGAGCGGCTCGGATTCATCACCCGAGTCCAGAGCTTCAGCGCCTGCCACCGACTCCACAG CCTTCACTTGAGTGATGAGGAGAATAAAAGGGTGTATGGGAAATGCAACAATCCCAACGGTCATGGACACAACTACAAAG TGGAGGTGACAGTGCGTGGAAAG ATCGATGCTCACACCGGCATGGTCATGAACCTGACAGACCTGAAGGCGTGCATCGAG GAAGCCATCATGATCCCACTGGACCATAAAAACCTGGATAAGGACGTGCCATACTTTGCCGAAGTTGTCAG CACTACTGAGAACGTGGCTGTTTACATCTGGGATCACATGGTGAAGCTGCTGCCGCCCAGCCTGTTGTACGAGATCAAGATTCACGAGACCGATAAGAACATTGTCATTTACCGAGGAGAGTAG